From one Burkholderia latens genomic stretch:
- a CDS encoding DUF2827 domain-containing protein, translating to MSDSNARQAPGDGKRLVVGVSLFVRGAGQSLWENGIFQNCLLLILLLRQSPLVADAVMVNGGEQVADPQMMLGEWNVPLLSMDEALQRCDVLIEMSAQFGADYLRAFRARGGKVVTMRVGNDYVIDIERAMFDKPSGFLFSGAPYDAVWTIPEFERSCLHYYQTGLRAPVTIVPHIWHPMLFDKARATLGAGLSFGYRPGKPRWRVTMFEPNICMVKTSIIPMLVTEEAYRAKPAFLEFVRVCNTLHLKEHATFVHFAKSLDIVNHGITTFESRYAVYEFMAAYGDAVVSHTWENAQNYLYYELLYGDYPLIHNSPFLGKAGYFYPDFDCQAGGRALLQAFAEHDANLDAYREQSKHVLDSVSIYNPGNVAAYSDAIASLYRDA from the coding sequence ATGTCGGACTCGAATGCCCGTCAAGCGCCCGGCGACGGCAAACGTCTCGTCGTCGGCGTATCGCTGTTCGTGCGCGGCGCGGGCCAGTCGCTGTGGGAAAACGGCATTTTCCAGAACTGCCTGCTGCTGATCCTGCTGCTGCGTCAGTCACCGCTCGTCGCGGACGCCGTGATGGTGAACGGCGGCGAACAGGTCGCCGATCCGCAGATGATGCTCGGCGAGTGGAACGTGCCGCTGCTGTCGATGGACGAAGCGTTGCAACGCTGCGACGTGCTGATCGAAATGAGTGCGCAGTTCGGCGCGGACTACCTGCGCGCATTCCGCGCGCGCGGCGGCAAGGTCGTCACGATGCGGGTCGGCAACGACTACGTGATCGACATCGAGCGTGCGATGTTCGACAAGCCGTCGGGCTTCCTTTTCTCGGGCGCGCCGTACGACGCGGTGTGGACGATTCCGGAATTCGAGCGCTCTTGCCTGCACTATTACCAGACGGGCCTGCGCGCGCCGGTGACGATCGTTCCGCACATCTGGCATCCGATGCTGTTCGACAAGGCGCGTGCGACGCTTGGCGCCGGTTTGTCATTCGGCTATCGGCCGGGCAAGCCGCGCTGGCGCGTGACGATGTTCGAGCCGAACATCTGCATGGTGAAGACGAGCATCATCCCGATGCTGGTGACCGAGGAAGCGTACCGCGCGAAGCCTGCGTTCCTCGAGTTCGTGCGCGTGTGCAACACGCTGCACCTGAAGGAACACGCGACGTTCGTCCACTTCGCGAAAAGCCTCGACATCGTGAACCACGGAATCACGACGTTCGAAAGCCGCTATGCGGTGTACGAGTTCATGGCCGCGTACGGTGACGCCGTGGTGTCCCACACGTGGGAAAACGCGCAGAACTACCTGTACTACGAACTGTTGTACGGCGACTACCCGCTGATCCACAACTCGCCGTTCCTCGGCAAGGCCGGGTATTTCTATCCGGACTTCGACTGCCAGGCCGGCGGCCGCGCGCTGCTGCAGGCGTTTGCCGAGCACGATGCGAACCTCGACGCGTACCGCGAGCAATCGAAGCACGTGCTCGACTCGGTCAGCATCTACAACCCCGGCAACGTCGCCGCGTATTCCGACGCGATCGCGTCGCTCTATCGCGACGCATGA
- a CDS encoding DUF4019 domain-containing protein, which translates to MNAHPPVSRTKWLIGCAVASIAIGAHAQSDGESADALLRDADAVFRQLDAGQYGAVWNDAAAFVKARVKQDQFALDMQRARQSVGMVGHRGWAQITRIRYTNSSSMPDGLYANVDYATTLATGTTVYEKLSFRLGDDGRWHLTGYVPRQSQNYTP; encoded by the coding sequence ATGAACGCACATCCGCCCGTCTCTCGCACGAAATGGCTGATCGGCTGCGCCGTCGCGTCGATCGCGATCGGTGCGCATGCGCAATCCGACGGCGAATCTGCCGACGCGCTGCTGCGCGACGCCGATGCAGTCTTCAGGCAGCTCGACGCGGGCCAGTACGGTGCGGTGTGGAACGACGCCGCCGCGTTCGTGAAGGCGCGCGTCAAGCAGGACCAGTTCGCGCTGGACATGCAGCGCGCGCGCCAGTCGGTCGGCATGGTCGGCCATCGCGGCTGGGCGCAGATCACGCGAATTCGCTACACGAATTCATCGTCGATGCCCGACGGGCTCTATGCGAACGTCGACTATGCAACGACGCTCGCGACCGGGACGACCGTGTACGAAAAACTGAGCTTTCGCCTCGGCGACGACGGCCGCTGGCACCTGACCGGCTACGTGCCGCGCCAGTCGCAGAACTACACGCCTTGA
- a CDS encoding OmpA family protein has product MNKLALALALSAIGLAACSTASGPTYSASELQPRDGVRTFQVDCHGLLSGPQTCMRAARKICADQPVRTIDSARALRDGADPATLIFQCGAAPAEAAPAASAPAPAPAAVEHVNLAGDALFATGQATLTPAARASLDKLLSEREDRTYTQVSVTGYTDSVGSDASNLALSKRRAEAVASYLNAHGLKAGSMTVSGRGKTDPVASNATAEGRASNRRVEISLQR; this is encoded by the coding sequence GTGAACAAACTCGCTCTGGCGCTCGCACTTTCCGCGATCGGCCTCGCCGCGTGCTCGACCGCATCGGGCCCGACCTACAGCGCATCCGAACTGCAGCCGCGCGACGGCGTGCGCACGTTCCAGGTGGACTGCCATGGCCTGCTGTCGGGCCCGCAGACGTGCATGAGAGCCGCACGCAAGATCTGCGCGGACCAGCCGGTACGCACGATCGACTCGGCCCGCGCGCTGCGCGACGGCGCGGATCCCGCGACGCTGATATTCCAGTGCGGCGCGGCGCCGGCCGAAGCGGCGCCCGCAGCTTCGGCGCCGGCCCCTGCGCCCGCCGCGGTCGAACACGTGAACCTCGCGGGCGACGCGCTGTTCGCAACCGGCCAGGCCACGTTGACGCCCGCCGCGCGCGCCTCGCTCGACAAACTGCTGAGCGAACGCGAGGACCGCACATATACCCAGGTGTCGGTCACCGGCTATACGGACTCGGTCGGCAGCGATGCGTCGAACCTCGCGCTGTCCAAGCGCCGCGCCGAAGCGGTCGCATCCTATCTGAACGCGCATGGGCTGAAGGCCGGCTCGATGACGGTCTCCGGCCGCGGCAAGACCGATCCGGTCGCATCCAACGCGACGGCCGAAGGCCGCGCGAGCAACCGCCGCGTCGAGATCTCGCTGCAGCGCTGA
- a CDS encoding EAL domain-containing protein, with protein MNAVEPRLEANRVANPNEIELVFGAPDDHPDLASVRSFVESRLAFAREPVCRADLSGGVLYHECLARLRWGAHDALPPIAFLPRIESLGLMRWFDRLVVGRTIDALRAEANAVYGCNIAAASAVVDDAWLPIFRRLEREPSVAARLVVEITETGPLNPVAGRSFVNRFRQAGCRVAIDDFGVGFSALNNLVIGNPDIVKLDRSVLSLIKRNAIGRYQFRRLIAFAHESARHVVVEGVENEVDRQIILDSGVAWAQGIRFSRRSPAAA; from the coding sequence ATGAATGCGGTCGAACCTCGCCTGGAGGCGAACAGGGTAGCGAATCCAAACGAGATCGAACTCGTGTTTGGCGCACCCGACGATCACCCCGACCTCGCGTCGGTACGCAGTTTCGTCGAAAGCCGGCTTGCGTTTGCACGCGAGCCGGTGTGCCGGGCCGATCTGTCGGGCGGCGTGCTGTATCACGAATGCCTTGCGCGGTTGCGCTGGGGCGCGCACGACGCGTTGCCGCCGATCGCGTTCCTGCCCCGGATCGAGTCGCTCGGGCTGATGCGCTGGTTCGACCGGCTCGTGGTCGGCCGGACGATCGACGCGCTGCGCGCCGAGGCGAACGCCGTGTACGGCTGCAACATCGCGGCGGCGAGCGCGGTCGTCGACGACGCGTGGTTGCCGATCTTCAGGCGGCTCGAGCGCGAGCCGTCGGTGGCGGCGCGGCTCGTCGTCGAAATCACCGAGACGGGGCCGCTGAACCCCGTCGCGGGCCGGTCGTTCGTCAATCGGTTCCGGCAGGCCGGATGCCGCGTCGCGATCGACGATTTCGGCGTCGGCTTCAGCGCGCTGAACAATCTCGTGATCGGCAACCCCGACATCGTGAAGCTCGACCGGTCGGTGCTGTCGTTGATCAAGCGCAACGCGATCGGACGCTACCAGTTTCGCCGGCTGATTGCGTTCGCGCACGAAAGCGCGCGGCACGTCGTCGTCGAAGGCGTCGAGAACGAGGTCGATCGGCAAATCATCCTGGATTCCGGCGTCGCGTGGGCGCAGGGAATCCGCTTTTCGAGGCGGTCGCCAGCGGCTGCATGA
- a CDS encoding enoyl-CoA hydratase/isomerase family protein yields the protein MRYETIKVSDAGRVATVTLARPDVRNAFNETTIAELTTAFEWLDAHEGVRAVVLAAEGAAFCAGADLNWMKKMAGYSDDENRADARKLARMLEAIHRCGKPVIARVHGDAYAGGVGLVAAADIAIAADGAKFCLSEARLGLIPATIAPYVVRAMGERAARRYFTTAEVFDSARAASLGFVHDAVPADALDDTVAQVAAAVVANGPAAVRACKRLVADVAGRPLDAALIEQTADWIARTRAGAEAREGIASFLEKRTPSWRE from the coding sequence ATGCGATACGAAACGATCAAGGTAAGCGACGCCGGCCGCGTGGCGACCGTCACGCTCGCGCGGCCAGACGTGCGCAACGCGTTCAACGAGACGACGATCGCCGAGCTGACCACCGCGTTCGAGTGGCTCGACGCGCACGAAGGCGTGCGCGCGGTCGTGCTCGCCGCCGAAGGCGCGGCATTCTGCGCGGGCGCGGACCTGAACTGGATGAAGAAGATGGCCGGGTACTCGGACGACGAGAACCGCGCCGATGCGCGCAAGCTCGCGCGGATGCTCGAGGCGATCCATCGCTGCGGCAAGCCGGTGATCGCGCGCGTGCACGGCGACGCGTATGCGGGCGGCGTGGGGCTCGTCGCGGCGGCCGACATCGCGATCGCCGCCGACGGCGCTAAGTTCTGCCTGTCCGAGGCGCGGCTGGGCCTGATTCCGGCGACGATCGCGCCGTACGTCGTGCGTGCGATGGGCGAGCGCGCGGCGCGCCGCTACTTCACGACGGCCGAGGTGTTCGACAGCGCACGTGCGGCGTCGCTCGGCTTCGTTCACGACGCGGTGCCGGCCGATGCGCTCGACGACACGGTCGCGCAGGTGGCCGCGGCAGTCGTCGCGAACGGTCCCGCCGCGGTGCGCGCGTGCAAGCGGCTCGTCGCCGACGTGGCCGGCCGGCCGCTCGACGCGGCGCTGATCGAGCAGACCGCCGACTGGATTGCGCGCACCCGCGCAGGCGCGGAAGCGCGCGAGGGGATCGCATCCTTCCTCGAGAAGCGCACGCCTTCGTGGCGTGAATGA
- a CDS encoding DUF2827 domain-containing protein produces MTSPVLTGLRIGITIGLRAPDESLWINGIKQNALFLAKLLMASPHGYRVTLVNTTDVPLTDALPWDRTVYDTRAFADMKDALDVLIELGGQIDAAQTAYLKARGAKIVSYCCGVEYINAMESMLFGRRLWDSLFINRGYDEVWAIPQIAPSSLPFLQSLRRCPGRVVPFVWDPMFLTERAAPLPEHGEYRPRGEPGKRLTVMEPNHNVVKFCVYPMLIIDEAYRRDPDAICFTHVTNADRLAHDSPEFVMLMNYLDIVRAGKASFVGRFDTPLFLADLTDVVVSHQWSNPLNYFYFDVCWQGYPLVHNASLAPDLGYYYPDNDVQKGADALLHALHTHDDDWEGYTRSQREILGRYTSANPALVAEYDALLANLIGATAA; encoded by the coding sequence ATGACGTCTCCTGTCCTGACCGGCCTGCGCATCGGTATCACGATCGGACTGCGCGCCCCCGACGAAAGCCTGTGGATCAACGGCATCAAGCAGAACGCGTTGTTCCTCGCGAAGCTGCTGATGGCGTCGCCGCACGGCTACCGCGTGACGCTGGTCAATACGACCGACGTGCCGCTCACCGATGCACTGCCGTGGGATCGCACCGTGTACGACACGCGCGCGTTCGCGGACATGAAAGACGCACTCGACGTGCTGATCGAGCTCGGCGGCCAGATCGACGCCGCACAGACCGCTTATCTGAAGGCGCGCGGCGCGAAGATCGTCAGCTATTGCTGCGGCGTCGAGTACATCAACGCGATGGAGTCGATGCTGTTCGGCCGCCGGCTGTGGGATTCGCTGTTCATCAACCGCGGCTACGACGAGGTGTGGGCGATTCCGCAGATCGCGCCGTCGTCGCTGCCGTTCCTGCAGTCGTTGCGCCGCTGCCCGGGGCGCGTCGTGCCGTTCGTGTGGGATCCGATGTTCCTGACCGAGCGGGCGGCGCCGCTCCCCGAGCACGGCGAGTACCGGCCGCGCGGCGAGCCCGGCAAGCGGCTCACGGTGATGGAGCCGAACCACAACGTGGTCAAGTTCTGCGTGTACCCGATGCTGATCATCGACGAGGCGTACCGCCGCGACCCCGATGCGATCTGCTTCACGCACGTGACGAATGCCGACCGTCTCGCGCACGACAGCCCGGAGTTCGTGATGCTGATGAACTACCTCGACATCGTGCGCGCGGGCAAGGCGAGTTTCGTGGGCCGTTTCGATACGCCGCTGTTTCTCGCCGACCTGACCGACGTTGTCGTATCGCATCAATGGTCGAACCCGCTCAACTACTTCTATTTCGATGTGTGCTGGCAGGGCTATCCGCTCGTGCACAACGCTAGCCTTGCGCCCGATCTCGGCTACTACTACCCGGACAACGATGTGCAGAAGGGTGCGGACGCACTGCTGCACGCGCTCCACACGCACGACGACGATTGGGAAGGGTACACGCGGAGCCAGCGCGAGATACTCGGCCGCTACACGTCGGCCAACCCCGCACTGGTCGCCGAGTACGACGCGTTGCTCGCGAACCTGATTGGCGCGACGGCTGCGTGA
- a CDS encoding DUF2827 domain-containing protein, whose translation MTDIDQTASGSTRTQRPAVGISLFARDGQAIWENGIHQNIAYLAMMLKRSDHVGPVYFLNGGDANALPAGLELDGLDVPLVKPADVTHALDVVIEMGAQLPVEWMRHVKALGTKLVACYVGHTYSGLAETPIFGKPSGHIFNGTQFDEVWVLEKSQKIDVPLLRTLTRAPVYTIPHLWSPYFLDRRIAALANEGVTFGYRRGPRPWRLATLEPNISVVKSCHYPMLACDEFYRAHPDAVQHLFVVNSLHMKAHPTFVHFANSLELVRQHKATFEPRLDLPGFMARHADAVVSHHWENPQNYLYYDVLYGGYPLIHNSTLLGDAGYYYPDFDSVSGARALYDAWLHHDERLDDYRAKAGRLLRSVSIDNPANLDAFVARLVA comes from the coding sequence GTGACGGACATCGATCAAACCGCCTCGGGCAGCACGCGCACGCAACGGCCGGCCGTCGGCATCTCGCTGTTTGCGCGCGACGGCCAGGCGATCTGGGAAAACGGCATCCACCAGAACATCGCGTACCTCGCGATGATGCTGAAACGCTCGGACCACGTCGGCCCCGTCTATTTCCTGAATGGCGGCGACGCGAACGCACTGCCGGCCGGCCTCGAACTCGACGGACTCGACGTGCCGCTCGTCAAACCCGCCGACGTCACGCACGCACTGGATGTCGTGATCGAGATGGGCGCGCAGTTGCCGGTCGAATGGATGCGGCACGTGAAGGCGCTCGGCACGAAGCTCGTCGCGTGCTACGTCGGTCATACGTACAGCGGTCTCGCCGAGACGCCGATCTTCGGCAAGCCGTCGGGCCACATCTTCAACGGCACGCAATTCGACGAAGTGTGGGTGCTCGAGAAGTCGCAGAAGATCGACGTGCCGCTGTTGCGCACGCTCACCCGCGCGCCGGTCTATACGATTCCTCATCTTTGGTCGCCGTACTTCCTCGATCGCCGCATCGCCGCGCTCGCGAACGAGGGCGTGACCTTCGGCTATCGCCGTGGCCCCCGCCCATGGCGTCTCGCGACGCTCGAGCCGAACATCTCGGTCGTGAAGTCCTGTCACTACCCGATGCTCGCGTGCGACGAGTTCTATCGCGCGCATCCGGACGCCGTGCAGCATCTGTTCGTCGTCAACTCGCTGCACATGAAGGCGCATCCAACCTTCGTGCACTTCGCGAACAGCCTCGAGCTGGTGCGCCAGCACAAGGCGACGTTCGAACCGCGCCTCGATCTGCCGGGCTTCATGGCGCGCCATGCGGATGCCGTGGTATCGCATCACTGGGAAAATCCGCAGAACTACCTCTATTACGACGTGCTCTACGGCGGCTATCCGCTGATCCACAACTCGACGCTGCTCGGCGACGCCGGCTACTACTACCCGGATTTCGATTCCGTCTCCGGCGCCCGCGCGCTGTATGACGCGTGGCTGCATCACGACGAGCGGCTCGACGACTATCGCGCGAAAGCCGGCCGGCTGCTGCGGTCGGTCTCGATCGACAACCCCGCGAACCTGGACGCGTTCGTCGCGCGCCTGGTCGCCTGA
- a CDS encoding acetyl-CoA carboxylase biotin carboxylase subunit → MFDKILIANRGEIACRVAATCKRLGIASVAVYSDADANAKHVAACDEAVHIGGSAAADSYLRIERIIEAARATGAQAIHPGYGFLSENEDFAHACEAAGIVFIGPPVDAIAAMGSKAAAKALMHAAAVPLVPGYHGDDQDAHNLHREADRIGYPVLLKASAGGGGKGMRVVERSEDFLAALASCQREAASSFGNDRVLIEKYLTRPRHVEVQVFGDTHGNTVYLFDRDCSVQRRHQKVLEEAPAPGLHPDVRQAMGEAAVAAARAVHYVGAGTVEFIMTGEAFYFMEMNTRLQVEHPVTEMVTGLDLVEWQLRVAAGEPLPLKQDELRVHGHAIEARLYAENPARGFLPSTGTLKHLRLPDGVEFAIGAPVRVDSGVREGDAITPFYDPMIAKLIVRGADRAEALGRMLRALQACEVVGLHTNAAFLQRIVACQPFAIADLDTGLIERNHDVLFAPQQPPRATLALACAALLARERDAAGGQRTSPWSALPDWRLNGGYRRTLEWHAPEREADVTVTYEDDGGGARVATGDAPAQSFAWTRGATPLDFDVTLGGVRSSGRVYADGDCFHVFTQGVAETFEWRNVLAHAGDAEHGGGRLTAPMPGKVIAVLVEAGQKVDGGTPLIVMEAMKMEHTIGAPGAGVVAEVLYGVGDQVADGAQLLVMAQA, encoded by the coding sequence ATGTTCGACAAGATTCTGATCGCCAACCGCGGCGAAATCGCGTGCCGCGTCGCCGCGACGTGCAAACGTCTCGGGATCGCGAGCGTCGCCGTTTATTCCGACGCGGATGCAAACGCGAAGCACGTCGCCGCTTGCGACGAAGCGGTGCACATCGGCGGCTCGGCCGCCGCGGACAGTTACCTGCGCATCGAGCGCATCATCGAGGCCGCGCGCGCGACCGGCGCGCAGGCCATCCACCCGGGCTACGGCTTCCTGTCGGAGAACGAGGATTTCGCGCATGCGTGCGAAGCGGCCGGCATCGTGTTCATCGGGCCGCCGGTCGACGCGATCGCGGCGATGGGCTCGAAGGCGGCCGCCAAGGCGCTGATGCATGCGGCCGCGGTGCCGCTCGTGCCGGGTTATCACGGCGACGACCAGGACGCGCACAACCTGCATCGCGAAGCGGACCGGATCGGCTATCCGGTGCTGCTGAAGGCCAGCGCGGGCGGCGGCGGCAAGGGCATGCGCGTGGTCGAGCGCTCGGAGGATTTCCTGGCGGCGCTGGCATCGTGCCAGCGCGAGGCCGCGAGCAGCTTCGGCAACGACCGCGTGCTGATCGAGAAATACCTGACGCGTCCGCGTCACGTCGAAGTGCAGGTGTTCGGCGACACGCACGGCAACACCGTGTACCTGTTCGATCGCGATTGCTCGGTGCAACGCCGTCATCAGAAGGTGCTCGAGGAAGCGCCGGCGCCGGGCCTGCATCCGGACGTGCGGCAGGCGATGGGCGAGGCGGCCGTCGCGGCCGCGCGCGCGGTGCATTATGTCGGCGCGGGCACCGTCGAATTCATCATGACGGGCGAAGCGTTCTACTTCATGGAGATGAACACGCGCCTGCAGGTCGAGCATCCGGTCACGGAGATGGTCACGGGGCTCGATCTCGTCGAGTGGCAGCTGCGCGTCGCCGCGGGCGAGCCGCTGCCGCTGAAGCAGGACGAGCTGCGCGTGCACGGGCATGCGATCGAGGCGCGTCTTTACGCGGAGAACCCGGCGCGCGGTTTCCTGCCGTCGACGGGAACGCTGAAGCACCTGCGGCTGCCGGACGGCGTCGAGTTCGCGATCGGTGCGCCGGTGCGCGTCGACAGCGGCGTGCGCGAAGGCGATGCGATCACGCCGTTCTACGATCCGATGATCGCGAAGCTGATCGTGCGCGGCGCAGACCGTGCCGAAGCGCTGGGCCGGATGCTGCGCGCGCTGCAGGCCTGCGAGGTGGTCGGCTTGCACACCAATGCCGCGTTCCTGCAGCGGATCGTCGCGTGTCAGCCGTTTGCGATCGCCGATCTCGACACGGGCCTGATCGAGCGCAACCACGACGTGCTGTTTGCGCCGCAACAGCCGCCGCGCGCGACGCTCGCGCTCGCCTGCGCGGCGCTCCTCGCGCGGGAGCGCGATGCGGCCGGGGGGCAGCGCACGTCGCCGTGGAGCGCGCTGCCTGACTGGCGGCTGAACGGCGGCTATCGGCGCACGCTCGAATGGCATGCGCCGGAACGCGAAGCGGACGTGACGGTCACCTATGAAGACGATGGCGGCGGCGCGCGTGTCGCGACCGGCGATGCGCCCGCGCAGTCGTTCGCGTGGACGCGCGGCGCGACGCCGCTCGACTTCGACGTGACGCTCGGCGGCGTGCGCAGCAGCGGGCGCGTGTATGCGGACGGCGACTGTTTCCACGTGTTCACGCAGGGCGTGGCCGAGACGTTCGAGTGGCGCAACGTGCTCGCGCACGCGGGCGATGCCGAGCACGGCGGCGGCCGCCTCACCGCGCCGATGCCCGGCAAGGTGATCGCGGTGCTGGTCGAGGCCGGCCAGAAGGTCGACGGCGGCACGCCGCTGATCGTGATGGAGGCGATGAAGATGGAGCACACGATCGGCGCGCCGGGTGCGGGCGTCGTCGCGGAAGTGCTCTACGGCGTCGGCGATCAGGTCGCCGACGGCGCGCAGTTGCTGGTGATGGCGCAAGCGTAA
- a CDS encoding DUF2827 family protein, with amino-acid sequence MKINVAITMNVQRDATQSIWYNGANQHCVYLYMLLKRSPLIGEVWLAHDDGITDYPQALMMDAFGDALRPLSAIVHQTDLLIEMNAFIDPSHTDAVRRRGGKCVSYRFGNDYVIAVETINFEKNDWRPNPHRVQFDEIWTNPQHMHTCAAYFQAVYRAPVIELPHIWSPYFIERSLDADPELKARFGYRNRGPAKRIAFFEPNLNVVKSSIVPMLAANACYMDHPELVEHVYMTNTFDKKENVAFKHLALGLEMVRDGKATADVRAPFVAWAAHHTDIVVSHHWENGLNYLLYDALYGNYPLVHNSPFLRDVGYYYPDFEIFDAARAIATAAQTHDARLDEYATAARRCLQRVDALADHNVGAYSGQIQRLFGARALG; translated from the coding sequence ATGAAAATCAATGTCGCGATTACGATGAACGTTCAGCGCGACGCGACGCAGTCGATCTGGTACAACGGCGCGAACCAGCATTGCGTGTACCTGTACATGCTGCTCAAGCGTTCGCCGCTGATCGGCGAAGTGTGGCTCGCGCACGACGACGGCATCACCGACTACCCGCAGGCGCTGATGATGGATGCATTCGGCGACGCGCTGCGGCCGCTGTCGGCGATCGTCCATCAGACCGACCTGCTGATCGAGATGAACGCGTTCATCGATCCGTCGCACACGGACGCGGTGCGCCGGCGCGGCGGCAAGTGCGTGTCTTACCGCTTCGGCAACGATTACGTGATCGCCGTCGAAACGATCAACTTCGAGAAGAACGACTGGCGGCCGAACCCGCACCGCGTGCAGTTCGACGAGATCTGGACCAACCCGCAGCACATGCATACGTGCGCGGCATACTTTCAGGCCGTCTATCGCGCACCGGTAATCGAGCTGCCGCACATCTGGTCGCCGTACTTCATCGAACGCAGCCTCGACGCCGATCCGGAATTGAAGGCGCGTTTCGGCTACCGCAACCGCGGCCCGGCGAAGCGAATCGCGTTCTTCGAACCGAACCTGAACGTCGTGAAGAGTTCGATCGTCCCGATGCTGGCCGCAAACGCCTGCTATATGGACCATCCCGAGCTGGTCGAGCACGTGTACATGACCAATACGTTCGACAAGAAGGAAAACGTCGCCTTCAAGCATCTCGCGCTCGGGCTCGAGATGGTGCGCGACGGCAAGGCGACGGCCGACGTGCGCGCGCCGTTCGTTGCATGGGCCGCGCACCACACCGACATCGTCGTATCGCACCACTGGGAAAACGGCTTGAACTACCTGCTGTACGACGCGCTGTACGGCAACTACCCGCTCGTGCACAACTCGCCGTTCCTGCGCGACGTCGGCTACTACTACCCGGACTTCGAGATATTCGACGCCGCGCGTGCGATCGCAACCGCCGCGCAGACGCACGACGCGCGGCTCGACGAATACGCGACGGCAGCCCGCCGCTGCCTGCAGCGGGTCGACGCGCTCGCGGATCACAACGTCGGCGCATATTCCGGGCAGATCCAGCGTTTGTTCGGCGCGCGTGCGCTCGGCTGA